One part of the Microtus ochrogaster isolate Prairie Vole_2 chromosome 16, MicOch1.0, whole genome shotgun sequence genome encodes these proteins:
- the Prelid1 gene encoding PRELI domain-containing protein 1, mitochondrial — translation MVKYFLGQSVLRSSWDQVFAAFWQRYPNPYSKHVLTEDIVHREVTPDQKLLSRRLLTKTNRMPRWAERLFPANVAHSVYILEDSIVNPQNQTMTTFTWNINHARLMVVEERCVYCVNSDNSGWTEIRREAWVSSSLFGVSRAVQEFGLARFKSNVTKTMKGFEYILAKLQGEAPSRTLVETAKEAKEKAKETALAATEKAKDLANKAATKQQQQLV, via the exons ATGGTGAAGTATTTCCTGGGCCAGAGCGTGCTCCGAAGTTCCTGGGACCAAGTGTTCGCTGCCTTCTGGCAACGGTACCCGAATCCCTATAG CAAACATGTCTTAACGGAAGACATAGTACACCGGGAGGTGACCCCTGACCAGAAGCTTCTGTCTCGGAGACTCCTGACCAAGACCAACAGGATGCCACGTTGGGCAGAGCGACTTTTTCCTGCCAACGTTGCTCACTCGGTGTACATCCTGGAGGACTCTATTGTGAACCCACAGAACCAGACCATGACCACCTTCACCTGGAACATCAACCACGCCCGGCTGATG GTGGTGGAGGAACGATGTGTTTACTGTGTGAACTCTGACAACAGCGGCTGGACCGAAATCCGTCGGGAAGCCTGGGTCTCCTCCAGCTTATTTGGTGTCTCTCGAGCTGTCCAG GAATTTGGCCTTGCCCGGTTCAAAAGCAATGTGACCAAGACAATGAAGGGCTTTGAGTACATCTTGGCCAAGCTACAAG GGGAGGCTCCTTCCAGAACACTCGTTGAGACAGccaaagaagccaaagaaaaagcaaaggagacGGCACTGGCAGCTACAGAGAAGGCCAAGGACCTGGCCAACAAGGCCGCcaccaagcagcagcagcagctcgtGTAg
- the Rab24 gene encoding ras-related protein Rab-24, translating into MSGQRVDVKVVMLGKEYVGKTSLVERYVHDRFLVGPYQNTIGAAFVAKVMCVGDRTVTLGIWDTAGSERYEAMSRIYYRGAKAAIVCYDLTDSSSFERAKFWVKELRSLEEGCQIYLCGTKSDLLEEDRRRRRVDFHDVQDYADNIKAQLFETSSKTGQSVDELFQKVAEDYVSVAAFQVMTEDKGVDLSQKANPYFYSCCHH; encoded by the exons ATGAGCGGGCAGCGCGTGGACGTCAAGGTGGTTATGCTGGGCAAGGAATACGTGGGCAAGACAAGCCTGGTGGAGCGATACGTGCACGACCGCTTCTTGGTGGGCCCCTATCAGAAC ACCATTGGGGCTGCCTTCGTGGCCAAGGTGATGTGCGTTGGAGATCGGACGGTGACTCTGGGTATTTGG gacacaGCAGGATCAGAGCGCTACGAAGCCATGAGCAGAATCTATTATCGGGGCGCCAAAGCTGCCATTGTGTGTTATG ACCTCACTGACAGCAGCAGTTTTGAGAGAGCCAAATTCTGGGTGAAGGAGCTGCGCAGTTTAGAAGAG GGCTGTCAAATTTACCTGTGTGGCACTAAGAGTGATCTGCTGGAGGAAGACAGGCGGCGCCGTCGTGTAGACTTCCACGATGTCCAAGATTATGCAGATA ATATCAAAGCCCAGCTCTTTGAAACATCCAGCAAGACAGGTCAGAGTGTGG ACGAGCTCTTCCAGAAAGTGGCAGAGGATTACGTCAGTGTGGCTGCTTTCCAGGTGATGACAG AGGACAAAGGTGTGGACCTGAGCCAGAAGGCAAACCCTTACTTCTACAGCTGCTGTCATCACTGA
- the Mxd3 gene encoding max dimerization protein 3 encodes MEPVASNIQVLLQAAEFLERREREAEHGYASLCPHYSPGTVYKRRKRPVQAPGALNSGRSVHNELEKRRRAQLRRCLEQLRQQMPLGVDCTRYTTLSLLRRARMHIQKLEEQEQQAQRLKEKLRSKQQSLQQQLEQLQGLPRGGERDRPRADSLDSSVLSSERSDSDQEDVEVDVESLVFGTETELLQSFSAGQGLSYSHSTGTWL; translated from the exons ATGGAACCCGTGGCCAGCAACATCCAGGTCCTGCTGCAGGCGGCGGAGTTCCTGGAGAGGCGCGAGAGAG AGGCGGAGCATGGCTATGCGTCCCTGTGTCCACACTACAGCCCCGGGACTGTCTACAAGAGGAGAAAGCGACCCGTGCAAGCTCCTGGTGCGCTGAACAGTGGACG GTCTGTGCACAATGAGCTGGAGAAACGCAG GAGAGCCCAGCTGAGGCGGTGCCTGGAGCAGCTGAGGCAGCAGATGCCGCTGGGGGTTGACTGTACCCGATATACCACATTGAGCCTGCTGCGCCGGGCCAGGATGCATATCCAG aagctggaggagcaggagcagcaggccCAGCGGCTCAAGGAGAAGCTTCGCAGTAAACAGCAGAGCCTACAGCAGCAGTTGGAGCAGCTCCAGGGGCTGCCCCGGGGTGGAGAGAGGGACAGGCCGCGAGCAGACAGCCTGGACTCTTCGGTTCTGTCCTCTGAGCGCTCAGACTCAGACCAAG AGGATGTGGAGGTGGATGTGGAGAGCCTGGTGTTCGGGACTGAGACTGAGTTGCTTCAGAGCTTCAGCGCTGGCCAGGGTCTCAGCTACTCACACAGCACTGGTACCTGGCTATGA